A single genomic interval of Zingiber officinale cultivar Zhangliang chromosome 4A, Zo_v1.1, whole genome shotgun sequence harbors:
- the LOC121969391 gene encoding zinc finger CCCH domain-containing protein 19-like isoform X1 codes for MLKLLESHFLIKEVTTLDSEDKQGGIVDPDSDPTNAKANNDPSTKLTLDKRRKVQKKVEDKELLNNLDDYAAVDVHNISLMYLRRNLMENLIEDDEFEEKAIGSFVRIRISGLGQRQYMYRLVQVIGSGKATEQYKSGKGMTDVTLEILNLNKKEIITIDIISNQEFTEEECKRLRQSIKCGFIGRLTVGEVLEKAMSLQHVRVNDWLESEKSRLGHLHDRASEKDRRKELRECVEKLQLLNTPEEPDRRLNEAPDIHTDPHMDPDFESAAEEEADVGKHDFYDKLRESSFTRNGREVKSPGKGASTENWSSFRKNSNVWESNRSSQIQVRPLSDSFSGRRVDATDFSLNQSNDTRQLVSEVPKNCVLASAPDGSLYNEKHLSMEQSSEGPHGNQKASLPVGNATKSNTSESETIWHYKDPSARIQGPFSMSQLRKWSTTGYFPPNLMIWRTSDKPEDSITLTDAMAGKFEKDLPEWEPPSKNTEDLVDVSPTPFSVEGNSESVRRGSKENTQKVKPSSWSSTNVDAPSSTSPNAANIRVGQGQKKNQLSHSLIVSTM; via the exons ATGTTAAAACTCCTCGAGTCACATTTTCTCATAAAAGAGGTAACAACACTAGATAGTGAAGACAAGCAAGGAGGTATAGTAGATCCCGACTCTGACCCAACAAATGCTAAAGCAAATAATGATCCATCCACAAAGTTAACTCTTGATAAGAGACGCAAGGTTCAGAAAAAGGTGGAGGATAAGGAACTTCTAAACAATCTTGATGATTATGCAGCAGTAGATGTTCACAACATTAGCTTAATGTATCTGCGTCGTAATTTAATGGAGAACTTGATTGAGGATGATGAATTTGAGGAGAAAGCAATTGGATCCTTTGTAAGAATAAGGATTTCTGGGCTGGGACAACGGCAATATATGTACCGGTTGGTCCAAGTTATCG GTTCAGGCAAAGCAACAGAACAATACAAAAGTGGAAAGGGGATGACTGATGTAACACTTGAGATACTAAATTTAAACAAGAAGGAGATTATTACAATTGATATCATCTCAAATCAGGAGTTTACCGAG GAGGAATGCAAACGCTTAAGGCAGAGCATTAAATGTGGGTTTATTGGACGACTAACAGTG GGAGAAGTTCTGGAGAAGGCAATGTCTCTCCAACATGTAAGAGTAAATGAT TGGTTGGAAAGTGAGAAATCGAGGCTTGGTCATCTTCATGATCGTGCTAGTGAAAAAGACCGCCGGAAAGA GCTTAGAGAATGTGTGGAGAAGCTACAACTGTTGAACACGCCTGAAGAGCCAGACCGCAGGCTGAATGAAGCCCCTGATATACACACCGACCCACATATGGACCCAGACTTTGAGTCTGCAGCGGAAGAAGAGGCAGATGTGGGAAAGCATG ATTTCTATGACAAGTTGAGAGAATCTTCTTTCACTAGGAATGGGAGGGAGGTAAAGTCTCCTGGGAAAGGAGCTTCAACTGAAAATTGGAGTAGTTTCCGGAAAAACTCAAACGTTTGGGAGTCAAACAGAAGTTCTCAAATTCAAGTTAGGCCTTTGTCAGATTCCTTTTCTGGGAGACGTGTTGATGCAACTGATTTTTCCTTGAACCAGTCTAATGACACGCGCCAGCTAGTTTCTGAGGTTCCAAAAAATTGTGTACTTGCAAGTGCACCAGATGGCAGTCTGTACAACGAGAAGCATCTTTCAATGGAACAATCATCTGAGGGTCCGCATGGTAATCAAAAGGCATCATTGCCAGTTGGGAATGCAACTAAATCAAACACAAGTGAATCAGAAACGATTTGGCATTATAAAGATCCATCCGCAAGAATCCAAGGACCATTTTCAATGTCTCAATTGCGCAAGTGGAGTACAACTGGATACTTCCCTCCTAATTTGATGATTTGGAGAACTTCTGATAAGCCTGAGGACTCTATCACGTTGACTGATGCAATGGCAGGGAAATTTGAGAAAGATTTACCTGAGTGGGAACCTCCTTCTAAGAACACTGAGGACTTAGTTGATGTTTCACCTACTCCATTTAGTgtggaaggaaattcagaaagtGTTCGGAGAGGAAGTAAGGAAAATACACAAAAGGTGAAGCCTTCTTCCTGGTCATCTACAAACGTGGATGCCCCTTCCAGCACATCACCAAATGCTGCCAATATTAGGGTTGGACAAGGACAAAAAAAAAACCAATTGAGTCACAGCCTAATAGTCAGTACTATGTGA
- the LOC121969391 gene encoding zinc finger CCCH domain-containing protein 19-like isoform X2 produces MLKLLESHFLIKEVTTLDSEDKQGGIVDPDSDPTNAKANNDPSTKLTLDKRRKVQKKVEDKELLNNLDDYAAVDVHNISLMYLRRNLMENLIEDDEFEEKAIGSFVRIRISGLGQRQYMYRLVQVIGSGKATEQYKSGKGMTDVTLEILNLNKKEIITIDIISNQEFTEEECKRLRQSIKCGFIGRLTVGEVLEKAMSLQHWLESEKSRLGHLHDRASEKDRRKELRECVEKLQLLNTPEEPDRRLNEAPDIHTDPHMDPDFESAAEEEADVGKHDFYDKLRESSFTRNGREVKSPGKGASTENWSSFRKNSNVWESNRSSQIQVRPLSDSFSGRRVDATDFSLNQSNDTRQLVSEVPKNCVLASAPDGSLYNEKHLSMEQSSEGPHGNQKASLPVGNATKSNTSESETIWHYKDPSARIQGPFSMSQLRKWSTTGYFPPNLMIWRTSDKPEDSITLTDAMAGKFEKDLPEWEPPSKNTEDLVDVSPTPFSVEGNSESVRRGSKENTQKVKPSSWSSTNVDAPSSTSPNAANIRVGQGQKKNQLSHSLIVSTM; encoded by the exons ATGTTAAAACTCCTCGAGTCACATTTTCTCATAAAAGAGGTAACAACACTAGATAGTGAAGACAAGCAAGGAGGTATAGTAGATCCCGACTCTGACCCAACAAATGCTAAAGCAAATAATGATCCATCCACAAAGTTAACTCTTGATAAGAGACGCAAGGTTCAGAAAAAGGTGGAGGATAAGGAACTTCTAAACAATCTTGATGATTATGCAGCAGTAGATGTTCACAACATTAGCTTAATGTATCTGCGTCGTAATTTAATGGAGAACTTGATTGAGGATGATGAATTTGAGGAGAAAGCAATTGGATCCTTTGTAAGAATAAGGATTTCTGGGCTGGGACAACGGCAATATATGTACCGGTTGGTCCAAGTTATCG GTTCAGGCAAAGCAACAGAACAATACAAAAGTGGAAAGGGGATGACTGATGTAACACTTGAGATACTAAATTTAAACAAGAAGGAGATTATTACAATTGATATCATCTCAAATCAGGAGTTTACCGAG GAGGAATGCAAACGCTTAAGGCAGAGCATTAAATGTGGGTTTATTGGACGACTAACAGTG GGAGAAGTTCTGGAGAAGGCAATGTCTCTCCAACAT TGGTTGGAAAGTGAGAAATCGAGGCTTGGTCATCTTCATGATCGTGCTAGTGAAAAAGACCGCCGGAAAGA GCTTAGAGAATGTGTGGAGAAGCTACAACTGTTGAACACGCCTGAAGAGCCAGACCGCAGGCTGAATGAAGCCCCTGATATACACACCGACCCACATATGGACCCAGACTTTGAGTCTGCAGCGGAAGAAGAGGCAGATGTGGGAAAGCATG ATTTCTATGACAAGTTGAGAGAATCTTCTTTCACTAGGAATGGGAGGGAGGTAAAGTCTCCTGGGAAAGGAGCTTCAACTGAAAATTGGAGTAGTTTCCGGAAAAACTCAAACGTTTGGGAGTCAAACAGAAGTTCTCAAATTCAAGTTAGGCCTTTGTCAGATTCCTTTTCTGGGAGACGTGTTGATGCAACTGATTTTTCCTTGAACCAGTCTAATGACACGCGCCAGCTAGTTTCTGAGGTTCCAAAAAATTGTGTACTTGCAAGTGCACCAGATGGCAGTCTGTACAACGAGAAGCATCTTTCAATGGAACAATCATCTGAGGGTCCGCATGGTAATCAAAAGGCATCATTGCCAGTTGGGAATGCAACTAAATCAAACACAAGTGAATCAGAAACGATTTGGCATTATAAAGATCCATCCGCAAGAATCCAAGGACCATTTTCAATGTCTCAATTGCGCAAGTGGAGTACAACTGGATACTTCCCTCCTAATTTGATGATTTGGAGAACTTCTGATAAGCCTGAGGACTCTATCACGTTGACTGATGCAATGGCAGGGAAATTTGAGAAAGATTTACCTGAGTGGGAACCTCCTTCTAAGAACACTGAGGACTTAGTTGATGTTTCACCTACTCCATTTAGTgtggaaggaaattcagaaagtGTTCGGAGAGGAAGTAAGGAAAATACACAAAAGGTGAAGCCTTCTTCCTGGTCATCTACAAACGTGGATGCCCCTTCCAGCACATCACCAAATGCTGCCAATATTAGGGTTGGACAAGGACAAAAAAAAAACCAATTGAGTCACAGCCTAATAGTCAGTACTATGTGA